Below is a window of Dietzia timorensis DNA.
GTCGCCCTGGCCCAGCGGGCCCCAGGCCTGCAGAACCGTGCCGTGCTTCGCGAGCAGTTCCTCGGTGGCGATCTGCTGGTTGAACGGATAGGTCTCGCGCTGGTTCACGGCCGGGACGACGCGGTTGTGCTGCACGAGGTCGGCGTAGCGGTCGTCGAAGAAGTTCGAGACGCCGATCGCGCGGATCAGGCCCTCGTCGAGCAGCTCCTCCATCGCGCGCCAGGAGCCGTAGTAGTCGCCGAACGGCTGGTGGATCAGCCACAGGTCCAGGTAGTCGAGGCCGAGGTGGTCCAGCGAGACCTGGAAGGCCTCCTTGGTCCGCTCGTAGCCGTGGTCCTTGAACCAGAGCTTCGTGGTGACGAACAGTTCCTCGCGCGGCACGTCGGCCCGGGCGAGGGCCTGGCCGAGGGCCTTCTCGTTGTAGTAGCGCGAGGCGGAGTCGAAAAGCCGGTAGCCGGCCTCGATGGCCTTCGGAACGGTCTCGAGGACCTCCTGGTCGCTCATCTGGAAGACGCCGAGGCCGAGCTGCGGCATCTGGACGCCGTTGTTGAGCTCGATGGTCGGGATGTTCGTGGTCATGGGTGCTTCTCCTGTTCAGACGGTTGCGGTCTCGGGAGTGGTGGAGCCAGAG
It encodes the following:
- a CDS encoding aldo/keto reductase; this translates as MTTNIPTIELNNGVQMPQLGLGVFQMSDQEVLETVPKAIEAGYRLFDSASRYYNEKALGQALARADVPREELFVTTKLWFKDHGYERTKEAFQVSLDHLGLDYLDLWLIHQPFGDYYGSWRAMEELLDEGLIRAIGVSNFFDDRYADLVQHNRVVPAVNQRETYPFNQQIATEELLAKHGTVLQAWGPLGQGDPEILGHPGLAEIAAAHGLSVPQVILRWHVQRGIALVAKSTRAERLAQNAAVFDFALTEEEMSRIAAIDRQQSSMDFDHRDPRMLDLLLTLD